One Drosophila virilis strain 15010-1051.87 chromosome 5, Dvir_AGI_RSII-ME, whole genome shotgun sequence DNA window includes the following coding sequences:
- the LOC6636492 gene encoding trafficking protein particle complex subunit 2-like protein, with translation MAFCIAVIGKDNAPLYLATSDLERELDLQYHVHAALDVVEEKCLVGKGAPESKELYLGLLFSTENHKIYGFVTNSRVKFIVVIDSSNIALRENEVRAIFRNLHMLYTDAVCNPFYIPGEQLSSKKFDRAVQKLMSGNA, from the exons ATGGCATTTTGCATTGCTGTGATTGGCAAAGAC AATGCGCCATTGTACTTGGCCACATCCGATTTGGAACGGGAGTTGGATCTGCAATATCATGTACATGCAGCACTCGATGTGGTTGAAGAAAAGTGTCTTGTGGGCAAGGGTGCGCCCGAGTCCAAGGAACTCTACTTGGGCCTGCTCTTTTCCACAGAGAATCATAAAAT CTACGGTTTTGTCACCAATTCACGGGTCAAGTTTATAGTTGTCATCGATTCCAGCAACATCGCATTGCGGGAGAACGAAGTGCGTGCG ATATTTCGCAATTTGCATATGCTTTATACGGACGCTGTTTGCAATCCATTCTACATTCCGGGCGAGCAGCTGAGCTCCAA aaAATTTGATCGAGCAGTGCAGAAGCTTATGAGCGGCAATGCTTAA
- the Vhl gene encoding protein Vhl isoform X2: MAMQIARNNREWGEHLRAMPQEEVEVYVLFVNTTNRTLDLYWVRDPDTENIQRLFFPVRIRVPRNPQQPEDLCDVRSQILIHFPLRTLKENCLWLIVRWLKRTYDAPREYINSYMIPVTLKQQMHILLNTIEAYCSQANQMRRRMRNRR, from the exons ATGGCGATGCAGATTGCACGCAACAATCGCGAATGGGGCGAACACCTACGAGCAATGCCCCAGGAAGAAGTCGAGGTCTACGTGCTGTTTGTCAACACAACAAATCGCACATTGGATTTGTACTGGGTACGCGATCCGGACACGGAAAACATTCAG CGTTTGTTTTTTCCTGTGCGCATACGCGTGCCCAGAAATCCGCAACAGCCGGAAGATCTGTGCGATGTACGAAGCCAAATCCTGATACACTTTCCGCTGCGCACACTGAAGGAGAACTGCTTGTGGCTCATTGTCAGATGGCTGAAGCGTACCTACGATGCACCACGAGAGTACATCAATAGCTACATGATACCTGTAACACTGAAGCAACAGATGCATATCTTGCTCAACACCATCGAGGCCTACTGCAGCCAGGCGAACCAAATGAGGCGGCGCATGAGAAATCGTCGGTAG
- the Cpr47Eg gene encoding cuticular protein 47Eg, translated as MKFIIALACLVALACANENANVLKREQEVNVNDFKFAYELDNSVKVAQEGKLKGEDIWEVKGDQGWTSPEGEQVSLQYVADENGYQVLSANPALPTPPPIPEAIQRALEWIAAHPKSDE; from the exons ATGAAGTTCATT ATCGCCCTCGCCTGCCTGGTGGCATTGGCCTGCGCCAATGAGAATGCTAATGTGTTAAAGAGAGAACAGGAGGTCAACGTTAACGACTTCAAATTTGCCTATGAGTTGGACAATTCAGTGAAAGTAGCGCAAGAAGGTAAACTGAAGGGAGAGGATATATGGGAGGTGAAGGGTGACCAGGGTTGGACGTCTCCTGAGGGAGAACAAGTTAGTCTCCAATACGTGGCTGACGAAAACGGCTACCAAGTTCTTTCTGCCAATCCCGCTCTGCCAACCCCACCACCAATCCCAGAGGCAATCCAAAGGGCACTCGAATGGATCGCAGCTCATCCAAAAAGCGATGAATAA
- the LOC6636494 gene encoding WD repeat-containing protein 48 homolog: MLTHKTCQARKKMQVSFVIRDAEEKQHRNGVNALQLDSNNGKLYSAGRDAIIRVWNTRTESNDKYIQSMEHHNDWVNDIVLCCNGRNLISASCDTTVKVWNAHKGFCMSTLRTHRDYVQALAYAKDREQVASAGLDKAIFLWDVNTLTALTASNNTVTTSSLTGSKDSIYSLAMNPSGTVIVSGSTENILRIWDPRTCMRSMKLRGHTENVRCLVVSPDGNQVVSGSSDGTIKVWNLGQQRCIQTIHVHKEGVWSLLMSENFQYIISGSRDRNIIVTEMRNPSNKMLVCEEKAPVLSLGYNIDKTGVWATTWNSDIRCWKLPMYDRCTLSSGGMDAQWTMGGTELACIKGGAAIKECTVLNDKRYIITKDSQDQVVVYDVLRVIKKEELGPVDYEEEVKKRNKQVYIPNWFTVDLKTGMPTIVLGQEEVDCFAAWVSIEAGLPECDDPTTEIKINYGKLLLEALLEYWTPPHSMPPNEMEPDVRGNGYFQVPKHTPVIFSEVGGRTVCRLLVRDAAGDSESTLLHETAPQWVTDVVIERNIPKFLKIPFFLQPHPQMTKPERTKKDRLVANEFIQCRKVCEHVLEKVLNAETTPSGGNANNSLQNSQSDANSEGSQLPAEERIELWCNDVIVDPNMDLRTVRHFIWKQSTDLTFQYKTKQNFNFDGSIGDSLERVTRKY; encoded by the exons ATGTTGACGCACAAAACTTGCCAGGCCAGAAAAAAAATGCAG GTTTCCTTTGTGATACGAGACGCGGAGGAGAAACAGCATCGGAATGGCGTTAACGCTCTGCAATTGGATAGCAACAATGGCAAGTTGTATTCGGCGGGTCGAGATGCCATTATACGGGTCTGGAACACACGCACGGAATCCAACGATAAGTATATACAATCTATGGAGCATCACAACGACTGGGTCAACGACATTGTGCTCTGCTGTAACGGCAGAAATT TGATCAGCGCCAGCTGTGATACCACTGTGAAGGTGTGGAATGCACACAAAGGCTTTTGCATGTCCACACTGCGCACGCATCGCGATTATGTGCAGGCGCTGGCATATGCCAAGGATCGGGAACAAGTTGCCAGTGCAGGCCTGGATAAGGCCATATTTTTGTGGGATGTGAATACGCTAACAGCTTTAACTGCCAGCAACAATACCGTTACAACCTCTAGTCTGACAGGCTCGAAGGACTCAATATACAGCCTGGCCATGAATCCCTCCGGAACCGTTATTGTCAGCGGGTCCACGGAGAACATATTGCGCATATGGGATCCGCGAACTTGCATGCGCAGCATGAAGCTGCGCGGCCACACAGAGAACGTACGCTGCCTCGTTGTATCACCGGATGGCAATCAGGTTGTCTCCGGCAGCTCTGATGGCACAATCAAGGTGTGGAACTTGGGCCAACAGCGTTGCATACAAACGATACACGTCCACAAGGAGGGCGTGTGGTCGTTGCTTATGAGCGAGAATTTCCAGTACATTATTTCGGGCAGCAGAGATCGAAATATAATTGTAACGGAAATGCGCAATCCCAGCAACAAGATGCTTGTATGTGAGGAGAAGGCGCCAGTGCTCAGTTTGGGctataatatcgataaaacaGGTGTATGGGCAACTACTTGGAATTCGGATATACGTTGCTGGAAGCTGCCCATGTATGACAGATGCACGCTCAGCTCTGGGGGCATGGATGCACAGTGGACAATGGGTGGCACAGAGCTGGCGTGCATTAAAGGTGGAGCGGCGATCAAGGAATGCACGGTGCTAAACGATAAACGCTATATCATAACAAAAGACTCACAGGATCAGGTTGTGGTCTATGACGTGCTACGTGTGATCAAAAAAGAAGAACTGGGTCCCGTCGACTACGAAGAGGAAGTGAAGAAGCGTAACAAACAAGTCTACATTCCAAATTGGTTTACTGTTGATTTAAAAACCGGC ATGCCAACGATAGTTTTAGGTCAAGAGGAGGTTGATTGCTTTGCGGCTTGGGTATCCATAGAAGCCGGCCTACCTGAATGTGATGATCCAACAACAGAGATCAAA atCAATTATGGAAAGCTTCTTTTGGAGGCACTGCTAGAGTATTGGACTCCGCCCCACAGTATGCCGCCAAATGAAATGGAGCCCGACGTGCGCGGCAATGGCTATTTTCAagtgcccaaacacacaccTGTCATATTTAG TGAGGTGGGTGGACGCACCGTGTGTCGACTGCTGGTGCGCGATGCTGCGGGCGACAGTGAGAGCACACTGCTCCATGAGACGGCGCCGCAATGGGTGACGGACGTTGTGATCGAAAGAAATATACCCAAATTCCTAAAAATACCGTTCTTCCTGCAGCCACATCCACAAATGACCAAGCCCGAGCGCACCAAAAAG GATCGCCTGGTGGCCAACGAGTTTATACAGTGTCGCAAGGTATGCGAGCATGTGCTGGAGAAGGTGCTTAATGCAGAGACAACGCCTAGCGGCGGCAATGCTAATAACTCATTACAAAATAGTCAAAGCGATGCCAATTCGGAGGGATCTCAGCTGCCAGCGGAGGAGCGCATAGAGTTGTGGTGCAACGATGTG ATCGTTGATCCGAATATGGATCTGCGTACAGTGCGTCATTTTATATGGAAGCAATCGACTGATTTAACATTTcaatataaaacaaagcaGAACTTTAACTTTGATG GTTCAATCGGTGATAGCTTGGAGCGCGTGACTCGCAAGTATTGA
- the Vhl gene encoding protein Vhl isoform X1 has protein sequence MAMQIARNNREWGEHLRAMPQEEVEVYVLFVNTTNRTLDLYWVRDPDTENIQVTLKPNEGVPVNTYNTHIWFFRDYYTGERMHVRSQRLFFPVRIRVPRNPQQPEDLCDVRSQILIHFPLRTLKENCLWLIVRWLKRTYDAPREYINSYMIPVTLKQQMHILLNTIEAYCSQANQMRRRMRNRR, from the coding sequence ATGGCGATGCAGATTGCACGCAACAATCGCGAATGGGGCGAACACCTACGAGCAATGCCCCAGGAAGAAGTCGAGGTCTACGTGCTGTTTGTCAACACAACAAATCGCACATTGGATTTGTACTGGGTACGCGATCCGGACACGGAAAACATTCAGGTAACATTAAAGCCGAACGAGGGAGTGCCCGTAAATACGTATAATACGCACATTTGGTTCTTTCGCGATTATTATACTGGCGAACGTATGCATGTGCGGTCGCAGCGTTTGTTTTTTCCTGTGCGCATACGCGTGCCCAGAAATCCGCAACAGCCGGAAGATCTGTGCGATGTACGAAGCCAAATCCTGATACACTTTCCGCTGCGCACACTGAAGGAGAACTGCTTGTGGCTCATTGTCAGATGGCTGAAGCGTACCTACGATGCACCACGAGAGTACATCAATAGCTACATGATACCTGTAACACTGAAGCAACAGATGCATATCTTGCTCAACACCATCGAGGCCTACTGCAGCCAGGCGAACCAAATGAGGCGGCGCATGAGAAATCGTCGGTAG